Proteins encoded by one window of Cloeon dipterum chromosome 2, ieCloDipt1.1, whole genome shotgun sequence:
- the LOC135937359 gene encoding uncharacterized protein LOC135937359 gives MNPLLFVIVFVHLSLTTAVNFTQVFKWPDGMDYVWPSEAKRRQALKNRTFKPENIYPLFMAVYGTRIFLSLYKYSDIPASLVSLPTSSASSASPKLTPFPSWEMHGKGGCNKIEEAKGLQVDSVGRLWVLDSGSENCSTKLWTIDLSNNHTVLGHRFSFRDYMHDLVLDETPNGTLAFISNSGSDRIVVLRTKPRYRLLKAAVGELSITPARPTTSTMSSKTEPTPVSLSISTTTKSSTPAEESAATEVQKSSTLIENSNENRIIIISLICSNVFIVVLSSSIILWLVLKLKRNNSLPQNTAEDQEMSVSSDNYDEFGPSEVQYEEVTQPRPFHLVPTISRFVSARDPSESNTCVAENVREIWRGAPFENYDVGPAQPEPWYDEVAPAPSRPPHYEDTSSGLMQYL, from the exons ATGAATCCTCTCTTATTTGTCATCGTTTTTGTCCACCTTTCATTGACCACTGCTGTCAACTTCACTCAGGTCTTCAAGTGGCCCGATGGAATGGACTACGTGTGGCCTTCCGAGGCGAAAAGGAGACAGGCCTTGAAAAATAGAACTTTCAAACCAGAGAACATTTATCCTCTTTTCATGGCTGTCTACGGAACaaggatcttcctcagcctGTATAAATATAGTGATATTCCAGCGAGtctggtgtctttgccgacgagcagcgcgtcctCTGCGTCCCCAAAGCTAACTCCATTCCCTTCGTGGGAGATGCAT GGAAAGGGTggctgcaacaaaattgaagaagcaaagGGGCTGCAAGTTGACTCTGTTGGCAGGCTGTGGGTTCTGGACAGCGGTAGCGAGAATTGCAGTACCAAGCTATGGACCATCGACTTGTCCAACAATCACACTGTACTCGGACATCGATTTTCTTTCCGTGATTATATGCACGACTTGGTGCTTGACGAAACGCCCAATGGAACCTTGGCATTCATCTCAAATTCTGGTTCAGATCGCATTGTCGTCctta GGACTAAGCCAAGGTACAGGCTGCTAAAGGCTGCAGTCGGTGAGTTGTCAA TTACACCAGCCAGACCAACTACCTCAACCATGTCCTCTAAGACCGAACCAACACCTGTTAGCTTGTCCATTTCGACTACAACAAAATCTTCAACGCCTGCTGAGGAAAGTGCCGCAACCGAGGTGCAGAAGAGCAGCACCCTGATCGAAAATTCGAACGAAAATAGAATAATTATCATCAGTCTAATCTGCTCAAACGTGTTTATTGTTGTCTTGTCGAGTTCAATCATTCTTTGGCTTGTCCTGAAGCTGAAGAGAAACAATTCCCTTCCGCAAAACACCGCTGAGGACCAGGAAATGTCCGTTTCGAGTGACAACTATGATGAATTCGGCCCCTCGGAAGTGCAGTACGAGGAAGTGACGCAGCCACGCCCCTTTCATCTGGTCCCTACGATCAGCCGATTTGTCTCAGCCCGCGATCCGAGTGAAAGCAATACCTGCGTGGCCGAGAACGTTCGTGAAATTTGGAGAGGTGCCCCGTTCGAGAATTACGACGTCGGCCCTGCTCAACCGGAACCTTGGTACGATGAAGTTGCACCGGCACCTTCCAGGCCACCACATTATGAAGATACTTCTTCAGGGTTGATGCAGTACCTGTAA